tatgtagtccgcagttcatccgtatataatccgcaaaaatgcggatgaaaaaaaaaaaaaaaaaaaaaggactttgaAACAGGATtccaaaagcttggtcaaaccccctttagaaggtcacatgatcgctctggagccatttcctgctgcattttccctgatctttgctttgtgcgagttcagtaagattgcgctgctgatatagctgtggtttttgacagttttactcactgcgaacatgtcttcggatgatgtggatgatgtactcctgtactggctcctctccaggcgatttggacagcaaccaccaatgctggacgaagaaccgaggaggaggaggagatattgggttcaccccattatctcacaacggcttaggaagggTCATTTCAACATGCTCTACtcggacctgcggcagcacccggacaagttcctcagctactgccgtatgtccgttcAAAGTTTTGATcgtctgctggcggaccttcgtcctggactcatcttccaggacaccaccatgagacgttgcatttctccagaggaacgcctgatcgtcactctgaggtaagaaaacctaaatccccttctacgacatgtctctaccctgcaaacaatattagtatagttgtcccctgttcatattgccgccttgccagcgtgctgcagatatttttcctgtctgtgcatattttgatatatatgtttttggttttttttacagatttcttgctaccggcaactcctttgcctccctacatttccagtttctgctggggtgctccactatttccAAGATTGTCAGgcttacctgcgaagtcatctggcagcaacttcgagcagcagttatgccaaagcccaagccagaggactggattcggattgccgatggcttcttccaatcagcacagtttcccaactgtgttggtgcgctggatggtaagcacatccgcgtaaaaaagcctgctcactcagggtctcaatattttaattataagcagtttttctcggtggtgctgttggccttggctgacagtgactatcggtttataattgtcgatattggggcctatggaagctctgcggatgctggcatcttcagggcttccagaatgggtgaacggctagcttctaaccagctcgaccttccggaacctagacagcttccaggatctacaggaccaccagcaccctttgtcattgtgggtgatgaaggtttcggactgtcccctcacctgatgcgtccattccctaggcgtggcttagatgaacagaggcgcatttttaactaccgccttacacgtgcaagacggtatgtggagtgcgccttcggaattctaagcagcaagtggcgtgtgttccagagctccattcagttGAATCCTGgaaatgtgacaaaggttatccaagcctgtgttgtcctccacaattttctgaggattcatgagtcggcagtggacgcagagctggACCATTTATCTACTAATTACATCCCTTTGGACTACACACCACATagaagacctggagtgtctggactggcagtccgtaatttgtatacagactattttgtatcacctgagggagcagttccttggcaaagggatgtgctttgtctgccaaattaaaatgtgagagggactgttgtatttccggtttatgttacaaatgttagtagttaaaTTTGCAGTAGTaggtagagtagggactcgcaagagaatgaggacccttgacgcgggttgcgagctaatgtatttctgttttttttttttaattcttgattaaaaaaaaaaaaaaagattgtttgcatttggcagaaatgcagaccaatacctcattatgtttttcaataataataaagacaaacacataattaactagaaacgtattttatttcttgcataaaatagtgtcaacaaacattaccaaaactatgttatataactaaattataaattgtaaaatgattgcgaaggtgcaggttcatgatgtgatcgtggaactgcctccccctgctgcatttgcccatactgttgctgagaaggtcctggcatgccataaaCCACTCGATCTTGACTGAATAGCGGCATTGAGTCTACATATGACGGATGATGGATGCCTTgcgcggttgctgcaggtgctggagggacagagtTGTAGGTGCTTGCATCACACCCCCGTCGATGAAACTCGATGGCCTGATGCATTGCACGTGGGTCCGGATGTGTCGCAAATATCTCCACGACTTCCATTAGTGCTGTTTGGCACCTTATCTGTCTTGAAATTGGCACTCTTTTGAGAATATTAGAAagagcgcgacagaaggtgccctcttccGTTTCTGTAGCTCTTTTCTCCAAGTGCTCTAATACGCGCAAGTCGacttcctgccttggctctgtacgcGTTGGACCTTTGGCAGAACGTCGACGTTTACCTCGGGGTAGAATTTCTTCGTCCGCGGTACAGACTGGATTCTCCGCTGTTGTTGGTTCTGCTGgcacaggagtggaagtggacctagcagtCCCCAAAGCTACGTCAGGCTCTTCAATTTGCGTCACATCAGAGTCTTCATcttcctccagattatccttggttctgtttgaaaataaaaacataatgttagggattttttgtagtaatttaacgtcatgtctacagctggTCAAATAAACTatgtatgcatcactacatgcagagccctaactaggaaagacagggccgcatAGCAAAGTTTTAACTGGGGCcatccctccactgggtgtcacccccccttgtagatagtgccttttttgctgcccccacccctgtagataacgccatacagccccacactgtacactgtatggcattatcttacggggtactatatggcgttatctatagggggactgtacggcgttatctagtgagggggctgtatgccgctaacgccatacaggcccacctccccgccccccggacaaatgccacctatagtgtgtcctacaaatacatgccttatcgctggcagcgatagggtgaaggggggactgaaagtacccttaagttctgccgtctgcacatctaccaaaaattgaaaggagcgctggttatgtatgcgcacaagcacgactttggctccattcattttgacGGAGGAGGCGAAAGTACCAGGTTtgggatggagaagttcagggtactttctgtcccccgttctccctgtcaatgccagcgatcacacatgtatcccctagtcagtggttaggggatacatgtctgttgtttaatgtcagagcggggagatacttccctgctcagccgtagtgttcagttgcgtcccgctgtagcagtcatagcggctgctagcgtagcctccggacatggtggagtcccctcaTGTCGCGGTCCCCgttgcagtcgctacggctgctacagcggtacttacacgactggctacatgggcagactacaatgatcaaagtatataagcaatacttacgggccaacctgcattacATCAAGAAGAAACGAAAGCTGTTTTGTGTACATGTACggcttttttttcagacgtccgtctccgctcttccccttgtcattaATCTCCCTCTTGAATTGGTCTcggcacgtgttccagcgtgttttgacgttttcgactatgatataaaataaaccaatcacagatcaacattttagaagagtacattactagatattaggaaatgttgtttattatttgaaaatgatgctgcaaatttttgtggtttacgcaacaaatctgcacctacatttgtatatttgacaggtaattccaacgttgcagaaaatccagcaGACTTGCCATGTgcacacacgacagcgtccgtaacggctgaaatgacgttgctggtttcaggagaaaacatcacccgtaatttcaggcgtaaaggcattgtcaacgctattgcgtattgtcaacgctattgcggcgtatttagcgtgtgtaatagaggtcaaacaccccagaattacgtccgtaattagtgtgtgggaacataccctcatagtgacatgtcacgttttgatcggtgctgttcagagccatgagacccccacaatctcacgtgcacttctgcagcttcatttcagcgattggtgggtgatccaactgccaacaatcaaaacgtcaggcatgtcattatgacatgacaggagttCTCTGAAAACGCATCAAgttgtgaaacttacccatgcgcttcttttgcactttggttgccttctcccactcaggatgcacctcactgcagacctcctgccaggcaagatctttcatattcctgtctgcatactcttccacccgcttattccacagacagggcttgtgctggaccaggatgattagtcTCTCTACGTttattgaagccatgctgctctctgctgctctctgctgctctcatgTACTCTCTCCagacttcacgacgacagaagtcATTCCCGGTCGACGCCTAGCACACTTCCGgacaatccgcaaactgcggatgacacacggcggtgtatccgcaatttccacgggcccattgacttctattggcatgtccgcaccgcatttgcggcccaaaataggacatgtccgtagtttctgcggcacggatgtgcggacatgcggagacccgtgaaaacacggatagtgtgtatgggcccatagaaatgaatgggtccgcaattctcccgtggatttgcgggggaattgcggacgcaaaaacacggtcgtgtgcatgaggcctaataccaaGATTTCTGTTCACAGTATACATAACAATAGTTCTGTGTTCACATTGTTAGGGACCTTTTCAAAATTAATTCTATGAAGTCAAATGTTTGTTTAAAATGAACCTATGGAAGATATGGCATCCCTGGATATCCTCCTCTCATTCCCCTAATATTGCATTATACCAAATATTGTCATGTAGTCCTCTCCATCTCTCTCACCACGTTTgttcctataggagcagaatagcTATTATTCTCTAAGAGAAATTAAGCAATGTAAGAAATTGATAATAAAACATAGATTGTGAATGTACATTGAAATATTAATGGTCGTTAGTACCATTGACCTGGTGCAAATTAGCATTTAAATTCCTTCAAATACATTGTAAATGAACTAGGTATTGTTTACGGTGGTCTGGCAAGAGTCATAGTGAAAGTACAAAGACATGCAAAGGGAGTTACTTGAACCTattattagcatttttctttatACGGCACCAACAAAATGTTCTTACATCTTAGTCCTACCCCCACTGGAGATCACAGTGTAATTTCCCAATGACAAACACACATCCTACAGTGATCGCAAAGCAGATTTACTGCTGTTGTCTTGGAAATGATATGGAAGGCATTACCTATGGATACGACTTGTTTGCTTTTTATTTTCTTCAATTTTGGCTGCTCTATAGAACTGCTCCATTAGGGCACAATTCTGATCAGTGACTACAACTAAGCTGCATTGTCTAATGTGATTCTGAGGTGGTCTAAAatgcacctcctgtctcatcagatgCTGAAACTACTGCTTGGTTCCTCCCCAAATCTTATGTTGTggctttaggccatgttcacacacacGTTCGGATTTCTGCTGTGGAGTGTCCAGCAGATCCGCATTTGGAGGCAATACtaaacatgctgtggattttaaaatctgcagcgcaTACATTTTTACATGTGGATACTGTTCAGAGCAAGTGAAAGAGGTATAAAATACCCAATTTCCATGCTTTTCACACACGCACGTATGtaaggaggagaggagtcagcaGGGAACACATAATGTGTTCCCTGTTAGCCTGTGCtatagtaaaaagaaaaaatacatttcaatggacactaactttttaaacaacttatgctaagctaatagtatacctgatatatatatatatatcaactttgtaatttacttactgttagagTTTGCAAGGATAAATAAAATTATGTGTTAAATTACTGCCACTTAGTGTCTCCCTCCCTGTAATCTGCAGTCCACCATCTGTTGTCAAGCAATGTTCATCCCTAGTTACTGAGCAGAATTGATGGGCAGCAGAAGGGGGTGGTGTGCCTCTTTACTGTCTACTATTCAAATCTATGAAGAGTGGAAGGGGAGCAGAAGGAGGGGGCAGAGAGTGAGTCAGCAACACACATGCTGCCTGTAAGTATATGGAGTAGAAGAGGGGTGAGCATGGGAAGGAagaaggagcagagtgagaaagacaccggCTGCTGATAGGATTTGTATgtcacctcagtgctggattctcagctacactgttcagtgctgctgtataatctcctgcatgctgctgcagcttctatatatgatagcgataggagagcaggattctcctcttccatGTGTGCATTATATACAAGACATAATGGCcaataggctccgcccactagctcagaaaaATCTGAGCATTAGAGGTAGagacagaaatagtgttatttgtTACGTACACACATACGaccgcttaggctgggttcacacgagcacattaacgtccgtaatggacggacgtatttcggccggaagtcccggaccgaactcagtgcagggagccgggctcctagcatcgtagttatgtacgacgctaggagtccctgcctctccgtggaactactgtcccgtactgaaaacatgattacagtacgggacagttgtcccgcagagaggcagggactcctagcatcgtacataactatgatgctaggagcccggctccctgcactgagttcggtccaggacttccggccgaaatacgtccatccattacggacgttaatgtgctcatgtgaacccagccttattctgaaaactcacctgaaaagttaggtatgctttaaagcTAAAATAAGGTTTTTGTTCTCGGTGCTGAACattgtacacatatttgatattgatATGTGCGGGAGAATTAGACTATTCATTTTTTAGGTAAAGATTATTCATTGAACAAACTACCTTAAGACAAGGCAGAAAGCAATTTAGTAAAAACAGTATTTTTTTCTgactattatttaaaaaaaaattataataatttattGATATCGTCTTCAATTTTAAATGAAAAGAAAGCCCTATGTGTCatgcgaaaaaaacaaaaaaaacaaaaacaatgctggggtagcctaaaaaaaaaaaaaaaaaaaagtttcaccttTAGAATGCAGCATTCCAAATGGTGACATTTTGCTCTGGTAATGGAATACCAAAACACCCCTGGTA
This genomic stretch from Rhinoderma darwinii isolate aRhiDar2 chromosome 4, aRhiDar2.hap1, whole genome shotgun sequence harbors:
- the LOC142761008 gene encoding uncharacterized protein LOC142761008 is translated as MYTKQLSFLLDVMQVGPTKDNLEEDEDSDVTQIEEPDVALGTARSTSTPVPAEPTTAENPVCTADEEILPRGKRRRSAKGPTRTEPRQEVDLRVLEHLEKRATETEEGTFCRALSNILKRVPISRQIRCQTALMEVVEIFATHPDPRAMHQAIEFHRRGCDASTYNSVPPAPAATAQGIHHPSYVDSMPLFSQDRVVYGMPGPSQQQYGQMQQGEAVPRSHHEPAPSQSFYNL